ACAACGTGCGTGGAGAGCGCGACATCGCAGCGACACCGTACGAGCCCATGCCCGCAAGTGCCGTTGCGGCTCTGCCAGAGCACATTCGACCTCACGTGGCGTTGCTCAAGTCGCAGCACCCGAACTTGGCGACTGTCGCGCTCCGCGACAGAGGGTGCGGAACCGCTTGGGAAGTACACGCCACTGACGGCAAGTTCATCGCACGGCTTGACGACGTCACGGGTCAGCCACTCCCGGACCTCACGGAAGACGATGCTCTTTCTATTGCCGTTCGAGACTTCGCCCACACGGCAGCAGTCAAGAGTATCGACTTGATCGCATCGAACCCACCTATCGAGTATCGGAAGGGCGCCCTTCCCGCGTACGTCGTCACACTCGACCATCCGAAGCGCCCGCACATCTATATCGATGCGCGCACAGGCGAAGTCACGGCACGACGCAATCGCTCGTGGCGTGTCTTCGACTTCTTCTGGATGCTGCACACCATGGACTACGCCGGAAGGGACGACTTCAATCATCCGCTGCTCACGGGGTTCAGCGTGCTCGCCATCGCCACGTCAGGTTCAGGGCTGGTTCTTTGGGGCTGGCGGGTCCTGCCCCGACACCGCTCGGTACGCCCCGGCGAGCCGACTGGACTCTGACTTTGACGACCGGGAACCGCCAATCGGTGGGATTGCGGCCGGCTAGGCGGCTGCTCCGCTTTGGTCTGGACACGCGAGACCCGATGGGTATACTGAAACTGCGATATGGCCCACTCCGTCTAGGATATTGCGTAACGGATGTACCCAATGGCCGATGGCATCGAGTCCAATAACCGCGACTTGCTGGAGCGCCTCCACCGCTCTTTCGAGGGTCCGTTCACCCCCGCCGATGCGGCCGCGGTGCTGAGCCTAGAGCAGCCGCGAGCGCGCCGCCTGTTGGCCTACCTCGCGTCGCGGGGATGGCTCTCCCGCGTGAGGAGGGGGCTCTATACAACGGTCCCACTCGGGGCGACCTCACCTTCTGATTGGCGAGAGGACCCGTGGATTGTCGCCGCGAGCACGTTCGCGCCGTGCTACATCGGTGGGTGGAGCGCGTGCGAGCACTGGGGGCTTACCGAGCAGGTCTTCCGCGACATCGTCGTAATCACGGCGCGCGCGGTCCGCAGCACCATGCAGACCGTGCAGGGCACACCGTTCCTGATCAAACAGCGAGCAGAACAACTTCACTTCGGCACACGGACCATCTGGCGGAACCGGCTGCGTCTCCTCGTCTCAGACCCCAGCCGAACGGTCGCGGACATCCTTGACGACCCATCGCTCGGAGGCGGCCTCCGTCACATCACCGAGGTCATCGGTGAGTACCTTGATGGTGAGCACCGCGACACGGACACGCTCCTCAAGTATCTCGAACGCCAGGGCAACCGCACAGCGTTCAAGCGGCTGGGTTACATCCTCGAGACCACGCGCCGCGAGCCGAAATTTGCGGAACTCTGCCGCGAGCGCATCAGCACGGGGCTCTCGGCGCTCG
This region of Phycisphaeraceae bacterium genomic DNA includes:
- a CDS encoding PepSY domain-containing protein codes for the protein MKPRKAIYRVHRWIGLIVSLQLLAWSTGGFLFSILSLDNVRGERDIAATPYEPMPASAVAALPEHIRPHVALLKSQHPNLATVALRDRGCGTAWEVHATDGKFIARLDDVTGQPLPDLTEDDALSIAVRDFAHTAAVKSIDLIASNPPIEYRKGALPAYVVTLDHPKRPHIYIDARTGEVTARRNRSWRVFDFFWMLHTMDYAGRDDFNHPLLTGFSVLAIATSGSGLVLWGWRVLPRHRSVRPGEPTGL
- a CDS encoding type IV toxin-antitoxin system AbiEi family antitoxin domain-containing protein, yielding MADGIESNNRDLLERLHRSFEGPFTPADAAAVLSLEQPRARRLLAYLASRGWLSRVRRGLYTTVPLGATSPSDWREDPWIVAASTFAPCYIGGWSACEHWGLTEQVFRDIVVITARAVRSTMQTVQGTPFLIKQRAEQLHFGTRTIWRNRLRLLVSDPSRTVADILDDPSLGGGLRHITEVIGEYLDGEHRDTDTLLKYLERQGNRTAFKRLGYILETTRREPKFAELCRERISTGLSALDPSVKRKGTISKRWNLRVNVGLDAS